The following proteins are co-located in the Conyzicola lurida genome:
- a CDS encoding alcohol dehydrogenase catalytic domain-containing protein encodes MKALCWTGINKTAVETVDDPTILNDRDIIVKVRLTTTCGSDLHLLGGYIPGMRAGDVLGHEFMGEVVEVGNAVRRHTIGDRVTVCSFIACGQCWYCSQQLFSLCDNGNPNPALTEGMWGSAIGGCFAYSHLLGGFAGSHAEYVRVPYADQGAFTVPDGVSDMAALFASDAAPTGWTGADGAGITPGDTVAVWGAGGVGQMAARGAMLMGAEQVIVIDRLPERLQQVRQHIGAETLDYTDDNIVAELKERTGGRGPDVVIEAVGMEAHGTGPSYLYDQVKQQLRLQSDRPTALREAIYACRKGGNMFILGVFGGVVDKFPVGAIMNKGMTVRGAQQHGHRYIPRILQHIDNGELSTEHLATHVMPLDQGPQGYQMFKNKKDGCVRAVFQPNGATSSPT; translated from the coding sequence GTGAAAGCTCTGTGCTGGACTGGAATCAACAAGACCGCCGTCGAGACGGTAGATGACCCAACCATCCTCAACGACCGGGACATCATCGTCAAAGTGCGATTGACCACGACATGCGGCTCCGACCTGCATCTGCTCGGCGGCTACATCCCGGGCATGCGCGCCGGGGATGTGCTCGGCCACGAGTTCATGGGCGAGGTCGTAGAAGTCGGCAATGCCGTCCGCAGACACACCATCGGCGACCGGGTCACGGTGTGCTCGTTTATCGCCTGCGGGCAGTGCTGGTACTGCTCGCAGCAGCTGTTCTCGCTCTGCGACAACGGCAACCCCAACCCGGCACTGACCGAGGGAATGTGGGGCAGCGCGATCGGCGGCTGCTTCGCCTACAGCCACCTGCTGGGCGGGTTCGCCGGCAGCCACGCCGAGTACGTCCGGGTCCCCTACGCCGACCAGGGCGCGTTCACCGTCCCGGACGGGGTGTCCGACATGGCGGCGCTGTTCGCCTCCGACGCCGCCCCCACCGGATGGACCGGCGCCGACGGCGCTGGCATCACCCCAGGCGACACCGTCGCAGTCTGGGGGGCTGGCGGGGTGGGTCAGATGGCCGCCCGCGGCGCGATGCTCATGGGCGCCGAGCAAGTAATCGTCATCGACAGGCTCCCCGAACGCCTCCAGCAGGTACGCCAGCACATCGGCGCTGAGACCTTGGACTACACCGACGACAACATCGTCGCCGAGCTGAAGGAGCGCACCGGCGGCCGCGGCCCGGACGTCGTCATCGAGGCCGTCGGCATGGAAGCGCACGGCACCGGACCGTCGTACCTGTACGACCAGGTGAAGCAACAGCTGCGGCTGCAATCCGATCGGCCCACCGCACTCCGCGAAGCCATCTACGCCTGCCGCAAGGGCGGCAACATGTTCATCCTCGGAGTCTTCGGCGGGGTCGTGGACAAGTTTCCTGTCGGCGCGATCATGAATAAGGGCATGACCGTCCGCGGGGCGCAACAACACGGACACCGCTACATCCCCCGAATCCTGCAGCACATCGACAACGGAGAACTGAGCACCGAGCACCTCGCCACCCACGTGATGCCGCTGGACCAGGGCCCGCAGGGCTATCAGATGTTCAAGAACAAGAAGGACGGCTGCGTCCGGGCTGTGTTCCAGCCCAACGGGGCAACCAGCTCCCCGACATGA